The sequence below is a genomic window from Desulfobulbus oligotrophicus.
TGTTTTCCGTGGTTAAAATAATTTTGTCGTGGTTCATAAAATCAGTCTTTCGATCTGTGCCATTGGGTGGCTGCCGAAGTTGACCAGCAGGCCAAGTCTCAGATCCGTTGCTTTCAGGTAGTTCAACACCTGTGCCTTGTGTTCCGGTGCGATGGTTTTAATGGCTTTCAGTTCGACAATAACCCGTTCAAAGCAGATCAGGTCAGGTTTGTACGTCTGACGCAACCTTGTGCCTTTGTAGTTCAGCCGCAATTCCGGTTGCGATACAAACGGGATGCCTCTTAAAATAAGCTCCTTTTCGAGACATTCCTGATAGACCGGCTCCAGGAAACCAGAGCCCATCTCTCGGTAAACATTGAAGATCGCACCGCGTATGGCAAAGGTCTCTTCCTCAAAAAGCAACTGACTCATTTCCGTGTCTTCCGTGTTTTCCGGGGTTCATATTTTTTACCACGGAAGGCACGGAGAGCACGGAAAAAGAATTTGTTATCGTCCGTGTTTTTCTGTGCATTCCGTGGTTCAATTTAGTCATTTTTTTCCAGTTGCTTAACGTTTCTGTCCGCAAGCAGGAGTTTCATCTGGTGTATGGCGGTCTGGTTCAGAATTTTCAGGCGCTCGGCCTGGGGCAGCCCCTGATGAATGAAATGGGCATTCAGGGTTTCGAGGTTGGCCAGACAGACAAGCTGGGAGACATTGGCTTTGTCGCGGATATTGCCTTTGTAGTTTGGGTTTTCATCCCGCCACTGCTTCGCGGTTTTGCCGAACAGAGCCATATTGAGCAGATCCGCTTCGCTGGCATAGATGAAATTGATCTGCTGAGGCGATAGCTCGGGCGGGATCAGGTTTGTCTTGATAGCGTCGGTGTGGATGCGGTAATTGATTTTCGTCAGGTTGCGACGGATATCCCAGCCGAGTTGCTGGAGTTCCTGCTCTTTGAGACGCTGAAACTCCTTGATCAGGTAAAGTTTGAATTGAGGAGATATCCACGAAGCAAATTCAAAGGCAATGTCTTTGTGGGCGTAGGTTCCACCATAGCGTCCGGCCTTGGCGATGATCCCAATCGAGTCAGTCTTTTCAACCCATTGTTTAACCGACAAAACAAAACGGTTCAGGCCCGCTTGGCTTTTAATTCCCTCGAATTCGGGGGAATTAAAACCGGGGTTGTAGATTTCCTCCCAAATACCCAGAAACTCTATGGTGTTTTTGTTTCGAAGCCATTTCTCAATCAGTGCCAGTCCGTTTTCGATATCGCGCACCATGTCGGTCAACGAAATATAATCCTGCTTGTTTTCTTGCAGAACGGTAATCTGACTGCCTTGTACGGATATTTTTTGTTTTTTCCCGCTCACTTCATCCCTCCTGCCAAATTCCAACAGAACCGGTTTTCAAATATGGCGAATTAGCCGTAATTGGGCTCAGGCTTCCCGACCATTTTCGTGACGCTGGGGAAATGGTCGCTTCTATCCTTTCCGTGCTTTTCGTGTTTTCCGTGGTTCATATTCATCAAGCCGCCAGTCGCTCGGTGAGCTGCACGATTTCGTTGATCTCTGCCGGGCTGAACACACCGCGAATCCCCTGTGGGTGAATGACTGTAAACGGCGCATTGATGAGGTCTTTCTTCTCCACCTTCTCGCGTTCGATGATGAAGCCTTTGAGCAGGTTTAAAAATTCCAGCTGACGGCTGGAGAGATTTGTGTGCTGCCTAATGAACTGGTCAAACGTCTCGCTGACCGTTTCCGGAAAACTCTTCAGGATCTCGATGCCGAGGATGTGGCGGATGAACTGGATGAAGTGGGCCTTGCGGATATTGTAGACACGGCGCAGCAGATCTTCGGTGATGTGCGGGTGTTCGGCATGGAGCAGCTCAGCCAGAGCAGCGGCCTCGCCTGATGAAACCTCTTCACCGTTCTTGATCTTCTGCAGGATGGGATTGCGCGTGGTCAGCTCCGCGATCATGGTCTCGACCATCTCGCGGTAGCGGCTGATGCTGACCGATTCGTGCTGGGGGCCGAACTCGACCATTTCTTTGCAGTGAATTGCATCTTGCAGATCAAGGTGCATCGGACCAGGACCAATCCGTTCGCGGAATTTCATCAGTGGGCCCAGGCGACTGTTCAGCTCGTCAAGGGCGTCTTCCAGCTCATTGGCATCTGTTTTGGCCCAGTAGTGGTTGCTCTGGGCGGTACGAATCAGCTCTTCTTCGGCTTGAACAAAGCTGATGGCAAGCGGCAGTTCACTGATCTGCTCAACAATACCGTCCTTGAGGGTTGCCGCTTTTTCCTTTTCCTTGCTGAGTCGGGCAAGTGAGTATTCCAACAGGTCACGTTCGAAACGCATGGCCTTGAAGTCAGCCTCGGAGACAGTGCGGAACAGGGGCTTGATCTCGGTGCGTAGAAACTCCAGCCGCTGGTGATTCAGGGTGATCCAGAAGTTTTTCTCATCGAGTTGGGCGAGTACGGCGGCGGCCTCCTTGATGATGACGGAGCTTTGCGGCAGCCGGCTGATCTGCCGGCGCACCTTGGTAATTTCACACTCGGCAATCTGCGTCTGCGCAAGGTCGATGGCCTTTTCAATCTTATCCAGCCGCAAGCCCACCAGGCGTACCGGCAGAGGCAGCTGGGGCTTGAGTTCCTTGCCCTTGGGTTGCAGCTTGAAGTACTCGAAGTTGTCCCAGCAGTCGAGGATGAGAAACACATCCTTTTCTGTACACCAGGGCTTGGGCTTGCCGGATTCCAGCAGGCGGGTGCCACGCCCGATCATCTGCCAGAACTTGGTGTAGGAGTAGACCGGCTTGGCAAAGACCAGATTGACGATTTCCCGCACGTCGATGCCGGTGTCGAGCATATCCACACTGATGGCAATGCGGGGCATGTCGTTGTTGGTGAACTGGTCGAGGAGACCGCCCTTGCCGTAGACACGCGGGTCGTCCGACACCAGCACCTTGGCCAGCTCGCCTTTGTATTGCGGGAAGAGCTTGTCAAAGATCTCTTCCATGCGCCGGGCATGGGCCATGGACGAGCAGAAGAAGATGGTCTTGCCGGGTAGCACACCGCTGTCGTCCTTAATGCACTCTTCCATGAACTCTTTGACGATGAGAGTGTTGGTGCCCTTGTTGATGACCTGTTTTTCGAGCTGCGAACCCTCGAAGTTGATCTCCTCAATCTCTTTGCCTTCCAGCAGCAGCTTTTTCTGGTCTTCCAGCGAGATGGTGCGCTTGCTGATCCCCTCCATCTGGAAGCGGGTCTGAATCTTCATCACCTGGAAGCTGCACAGGTAGGGCGGCAGGTTGTTGACCGCCTCCTCAAAGGTATAGGCAAAGGTGGGCAGGCCATCTTCGCAGTGAAAGAGCTGAAAGGTGTTGTGATCGATGATATCGGTGGGGGTGGCGGTAAGCCCCAGGGTGATGGTCTTGAAGTAGTCCAGAACTTCGCCATAGGTGTTGTAGATGGAGCGATGGCTCTCATCAATCACAATGAAATCGAAAAAGTGCGGCGACAACTGCTGCGACTCGTCCCGGATGATGTTGAGCATGGTGGGATAGGTGGAGACGTAGATGCGGCGGTCTTTGGCGATGAGTTTTTCGCCCACATTGGGCCAGCGTGGCTCGTGGGGCAGATGTTCCTTGAAGGCGGCCAGTGCCTGCTCACGCAGGGCGATGCGGTCAACGAGGAACAGGGTTTTTTCGGCGTGTCCGGCACGCATCAGGGCATCGACCAGGGCGATAGAGGTGCGGGTCTTGCCAGTGCCGGTGGCCATCACCAAAAGGAAGTCGCGTCTCTTCTGTTCTATACCTTCCAGCACAGCGCGAATGGCGCGGATCTGATAGTCGCGGCCCGCTATGGCGGTATTGATCAGCTCCTGGGTCAGGGGCTTGCGGTTGCGGCGGATATATTGAAAGCGCTCAAGGTCATCACGGGTCGGGAAGCCGACGATCTTGCGTGGCGGGTAATTGCCGAGATCCCAGAAATAATGCTCATGGCCGTTGGTGTAGAAACAGAACGGCAGCTCGCCGCCCAGTTGTTTCTGGATGTTGTAGCAGTATTGCTTGGCCTGTTCGCGACCAAGGGCCGGATCCTTGCTGGTCTTCTTGGCCTCAACCACGGCCAGAGGCTTGCCGTTTTTTCCCAGCAGCACGTAATCACTGAACTGGTGGCCGGCATAGGGGGATGGGGATTCGGCGGTCGTCAACGCGGGTGCGGCGACCAGGATGTCGAACTCCTGAATGACCAGAGTTGGGTTGGTCACATCCCAACCTGCCTGGGCTAATTGCCAATCAATGAGTTCTGAACGGGTTTGTGCCTCCGATTTTGTCATAGGTGTGGCGATCCTTGGGCATTATCATGTATTTTCAGCAGGTTTACATCCCAATCAGTTGCACCTTATACCTCTGTCTGATGTTTCGCGATAAAAAAAGTCAAGCAAATCAAGTCAATCTCTCATCTGTTGACTGAAGCATGGATATCATGAGCAGTAATGGTCACTTTCCTTGTGGTGTTGAGCCTGACTGCGTCCACTAAAACCGGCAACCGGTTCTAGTTGCTGTTTTACGGTCAATGCCTTTTACCTGTGGGGTGGAAATATCATTGAAAGGTACACAGAATGGCGGTAGCTTAAACTGTTTTTTTAATAAATAAAGCCGTCACCAACTTGGAGGACTGTTTTTCATAAATTTTGCAGTGGAACAGGGTGGAGATATGGCATTGTACCCGGCAGCCCGAGATACGGGTGGTTTAAGTGGCCGGATCGCCGGCGCGATTTAGGCGTGGCCTGTCGGTTGAAGTGAAACAACACATGAGCGAATAAAGTGGACCCTATGGAACTGTCAGTTGTTCTTCCGGAAGATATTGATGAGGTGGTTGCCGGCTACAAGGACTGCCGGCCGTTGATCCCCATGCTGCACGGGCGGCTTGCCCAAATGGCCGATAAAGCGGCCATCAGGACCTGTGCAAAACGTTTGCACATGTTGAGCAGGCAAAACGGCAGGTTGGGTGTACGTTTTGACCATGAGCTGGAGGCGGAGGTCTTTCAGGATTACCTGATCTACATGTATCGCCCGCGGGGATTCAGCCTGGTCCGACAGCTTTACAACCGTAAAGTTTACCCTGAAAAGAGCCTGGAACAAGAGCTGCTGGCCGGTATGGTGCAGGCCCGTTTCTCTGTCTTCTGGATCGGTGTGCTGCATCCTGAGAAGGGGTGCAGTGCTCTTGATATCATCAGCGGTGAGCAGCTGTTCATCTTGGATCAGACACTGACACAACAGGAGGCAACCGGTCTTTTGGCGGCATTTCGGGTTTTCCCCTTCCGAGGCGTTTGGGCGCATACCGGTGCCAACATGGTGTTGGGAAAAGTTGAGGACACCGCCGGGTTGCAGCCCATGGGTCGCATCTTAAACGATCAGCAGGAGCGTGAGCTCAATGAGGAGAATGTGCGGCGATGGCGCACACTGCTTGCCGGGCAGCAGTAAAACGATTTTTTTGTTGACGCTGACATGACCGGCAGGGAGGTGAAAACCCAGGAGATCGTCTGATGATCTTCAGTGCGCCTGCCCTGCGGTTCATTGTGTCTGCCGGGGGATGGTTCTATCCCACCAGACGGCTCAACCTTCAGACAAATAGACCGGTTGAGCCATCCGGCAAGACCTGTTCTGCTGCTGCGGAGCGTTGGTATCAATTGCTGCCGGCTGTGGGTTGTTCGGTTGAATCTTCCGGCGTCAGGGTAAAGATGCCGGCCTTGACTTCCTGTTCAATTTCCACCAGGGCACGGCGCATCTGTTTGAGAGCCTGGCGGATACGGTTTTCATTTTCCACAAGAGCCAGGCGTAAAAAACCGTCACCTTCCTCCCCGAATCCTGCCCCCGGAGCCACCGCCACATTGGCACGGTTCATCATCTCTACCGAGAAGCGGATGGAGCCCATCTGAATAAACGGTTCCGGAATCTTCACCCAGACAAACATGCCTGCTTTAGGTTTTTCCACTTCCCAGCCCATGCGGACCAGACCTTCGCAGAGGGCATCCCGCCGTTTTTGATAGATGGCCACCTGCTCGAGAATGGTGTCGTCGCAGTCCCGCATGGCGACAATTCCGGCCACCTGGATCGGTGAAAAGATACCGTAGTCGTAGTACCCTTTGATTTTACCGAGTCCACCGACCATCTCCGTATTCCCCACGCAGTAGCCCAGCCGCCATCCGGCCATATTGTACGACTTGGAAAAGGAACCGAATTCAACCCCCACATCAAGTGCCCCCGGCACCTCCAGCAGTGAAGGGGCAACCTCATCATCATAGATAATCTGGCCGTAGGCAAAGTCGTTGATCACCATAAAGTTGTACCGTTTGGCCAGCTTAATCATTTCGCTGAAGAAGTCCCTGCTGGCCAGGGTACCGGTGGGGTTGTGCGGATAGTTGAGCATGACCAGTTTGGGCTGCGGATAGAGAGACCGGCACATGGCGCTGATCTGTCGCAGAAAATCCTCCTCTGAGCCAAGCGGAAATCGTATAACGCTGGCACCGGCAATGACTGCTGCGTACACATGAATGGGAAAAAAGGGCGTCGGTACCAGGACGGTATCCCCGGTACCCAGCAGGGCAAGGCAGAGGTGGGAAATGCCCTCTTTGGAGCCGATGGTACAGATGACATCATCTTCTCCGGTGAGCTCCACATCATACTTGCGCTTGTAGTAAAGGGCTATTTCCCGTTTAAGGTTTTTCATGCCGCCGGCGGCGGGATAGCGGTGGGTTTTCGGGTCAACCGCCACCTCACACAGTTTTTCCGTGACCTTGTCGGGGGTGGGGTCCATGGGGTTGCCCATGCCGAGATCGATCACATCAATACCTTGCCATCGCTTTTCCATCTTGATCTTGTTGATGATGCCGAAAAGGTAGGGCGGCAGCTGGTTCATCCGTTCTGCAAAACGAATAGGGGACTGTGATGTCTGCATAGTTGTTTCCTCGAAAAGAGATGGTAAAGGGCCAGGGACCAATCGACAGGTTTTTTTGTGAGCAAACAAAAAAAGCCTGAACCGTTCCGGTTCAGGCTTGCATGCAACGCCATGAACCGGAATGCCAGTCCATGGTGAGCCGTTTTTCTGCTATGGTTAAGCAGCAGGCGGTCGCCAAGGAACTGGAGCTATCGCCGCTGCTGCTGCTATGGAGTATTGCATGACAATGAGTACACTGGTTGATAGTTATAGAAACGTATAGATGATTATGTAGTGTGATCGCGAGCTTTTGTCAACTCTGTTACTACGCATGAAGTATGTCGGTTATACAGATGTACAGGTAATCGGTTTCGGGCCGTACACTCCGGGCATTTGCCGGATCATATCTCTGTTGTACATATCCTGCCGACCGCCGGGTTTTCACGGAGACCCGGCGGTCGGCAGGGCCTGTGCACAGTCCGACTTCTGCCGGAATACGCTGTCTTCGATGTTGCAGATCTGTCTCCTGTTTTTAACGATACGTTTATCCCGGCAGTGCAGAACTGTCGATCAGAGCACAATCAGGCTGTCTGTTAAGCCGCTGCCGGCGGACCGAAAAGTCTGTCGGTCAGTTTGACATACCAGGCAGCTGATTGAACCTGAATGATGTAGGCCATGGCAACCACCAGGGCTGCCTCAGCGCCGAGGGCGCCAAAGGCGTTGATGGCCACAGCCAGGGCAATGGACAGGTTACGCATCACCGTACCGTAGACCATGGCAATGGCATCGCCGCGTGGTAGCAGCATTCGGGCAACCACAGTGCTTACAGCATAATTGACGCTGTAGATCAGAACAAGGGGAACAAGAATCTGGAGAAGAATGTGTGGTGAGGCCATCACGGTTCGTGCCTGCAGAGCCAGAGCAATGAAAACGATCCCCAGCACTCCCAGGGTTGACAGTCCGGGGAAGCGCGGTGCAAAACGTTCGGCAAACCCCTTCGGGCCGTAGCGGGAGACGAGATACCGCTGGGTGGCATATCCCAGGGCCATGGGCAGAAAAACAATAAGCCCGATCTGCGTAAAGACGCCGGCCATATTCATGGTGACAGTGGCTCCCAGCAGG
It includes:
- a CDS encoding GxxExxY protein; the protein is MSQLLFEEETFAIRGAIFNVYREMGSGFLEPVYQECLEKELILRGIPFVSQPELRLNYKGTRLRQTYKPDLICFERVIVELKAIKTIAPEHKAQVLNYLKATDLRLGLLVNFGSHPMAQIERLIL
- a CDS encoding type I restriction endonuclease subunit R translates to MTKSEAQTRSELIDWQLAQAGWDVTNPTLVIQEFDILVAAPALTTAESPSPYAGHQFSDYVLLGKNGKPLAVVEAKKTSKDPALGREQAKQYCYNIQKQLGGELPFCFYTNGHEHYFWDLGNYPPRKIVGFPTRDDLERFQYIRRNRKPLTQELINTAIAGRDYQIRAIRAVLEGIEQKRRDFLLVMATGTGKTRTSIALVDALMRAGHAEKTLFLVDRIALREQALAAFKEHLPHEPRWPNVGEKLIAKDRRIYVSTYPTMLNIIRDESQQLSPHFFDFIVIDESHRSIYNTYGEVLDYFKTITLGLTATPTDIIDHNTFQLFHCEDGLPTFAYTFEEAVNNLPPYLCSFQVMKIQTRFQMEGISKRTISLEDQKKLLLEGKEIEEINFEGSQLEKQVINKGTNTLIVKEFMEECIKDDSGVLPGKTIFFCSSMAHARRMEEIFDKLFPQYKGELAKVLVSDDPRVYGKGGLLDQFTNNDMPRIAISVDMLDTGIDVREIVNLVFAKPVYSYTKFWQMIGRGTRLLESGKPKPWCTEKDVFLILDCWDNFEYFKLQPKGKELKPQLPLPVRLVGLRLDKIEKAIDLAQTQIAECEITKVRRQISRLPQSSVIIKEAAAVLAQLDEKNFWITLNHQRLEFLRTEIKPLFRTVSEADFKAMRFERDLLEYSLARLSKEKEKAATLKDGIVEQISELPLAISFVQAEEELIRTAQSNHYWAKTDANELEDALDELNSRLGPLMKFRERIGPGPMHLDLQDAIHCKEMVEFGPQHESVSISRYREMVETMIAELTTRNPILQKIKNGEEVSSGEAAALAELLHAEHPHITEDLLRRVYNIRKAHFIQFIRHILGIEILKSFPETVSETFDQFIRQHTNLSSRQLEFLNLLKGFIIEREKVEKKDLINAPFTVIHPQGIRGVFSPAEINEIVQLTERLAA
- a CDS encoding arsenic resistance protein — encoded protein: MWKILQFLTKNLILAIPTTMILGFICGAAGDMMWLKSLIVPFTFLMVYPMMVTLKIRDVFSGGDIRAQTITQLVNFALIPFLAFGVGWIFFREHPYMMLGLLLAGLVPTSGMTISWTGFAKGNVAAAVKMTVIGLTLGSLLTPIYVKVLLGATVTMNMAGVFTQIGLIVFLPMALGYATQRYLVSRYGPKGFAERFAPRFPGLSTLGVLGIVFIALALQARTVMASPHILLQILVPLVLIYSVNYAVSTVVARMLLPRGDAIAMVYGTVMRNLSIALAVAINAFGALGAEAALVVAMAYIIQVQSAAWYVKLTDRLFGPPAAA
- a CDS encoding KilA-N domain-containing protein produces the protein MSGKKQKISVQGSQITVLQENKQDYISLTDMVRDIENGLALIEKWLRNKNTIEFLGIWEEIYNPGFNSPEFEGIKSQAGLNRFVLSVKQWVEKTDSIGIIAKAGRYGGTYAHKDIAFEFASWISPQFKLYLIKEFQRLKEQELQQLGWDIRRNLTKINYRIHTDAIKTNLIPPELSPQQINFIYASEADLLNMALFGKTAKQWRDENPNYKGNIRDKANVSQLVCLANLETLNAHFIHQGLPQAERLKILNQTAIHQMKLLLADRNVKQLEKND
- a CDS encoding aminotransferase class I/II-fold pyridoxal phosphate-dependent enzyme, with the translated sequence MQTSQSPIRFAERMNQLPPYLFGIINKIKMEKRWQGIDVIDLGMGNPMDPTPDKVTEKLCEVAVDPKTHRYPAAGGMKNLKREIALYYKRKYDVELTGEDDVICTIGSKEGISHLCLALLGTGDTVLVPTPFFPIHVYAAVIAGASVIRFPLGSEEDFLRQISAMCRSLYPQPKLVMLNYPHNPTGTLASRDFFSEMIKLAKRYNFMVINDFAYGQIIYDDEVAPSLLEVPGALDVGVEFGSFSKSYNMAGWRLGYCVGNTEMVGGLGKIKGYYDYGIFSPIQVAGIVAMRDCDDTILEQVAIYQKRRDALCEGLVRMGWEVEKPKAGMFVWVKIPEPFIQMGSIRFSVEMMNRANVAVAPGAGFGEEGDGFLRLALVENENRIRQALKQMRRALVEIEQEVKAGIFTLTPEDSTEQPTAGSN